In Prosthecochloris sp. GSB1, the following proteins share a genomic window:
- the prmC gene encoding peptide chain release factor N(5)-glutamine methyltransferase, translating to MQQDDRQWKTVGLLEAATGYFKSKQIGEARLTAEVLLAHVFGKARIDLYLEHDRPVYPDELERFRALCRERLQGRPVQYITGEQFFYGKVFSVDERVLIPRPETELVIEFSMERLSKSAIGGERALDVLDIGTGSGCIAVVLALSMPGARLAAVDVSPEALELAVANAQRHGVCDRIRFEQADVLAPGFAGSMGGRFDMIVSNPPYIPESEWECLQREVREYEPAIALLSPRGFEFYEAISASARRLLKNGGVLSLELHADGAGRVSDILHEAGFRDIEVRKDYSGHDRMLSAVLFR from the coding sequence ATGCAACAGGATGACAGACAGTGGAAAACGGTCGGGCTTCTCGAAGCGGCAACCGGCTATTTCAAGTCGAAACAGATCGGCGAGGCGAGGCTGACCGCGGAAGTGCTGCTCGCGCACGTGTTCGGCAAGGCCAGGATCGATCTGTATTTGGAGCACGACCGTCCGGTCTACCCCGATGAACTCGAACGGTTTCGCGCGCTCTGCAGGGAACGGCTGCAGGGGCGGCCGGTGCAGTATATCACCGGCGAACAGTTCTTTTACGGCAAGGTGTTTTCCGTGGATGAACGGGTGCTGATTCCGAGACCCGAAACGGAACTGGTGATAGAGTTTTCGATGGAGCGCCTCTCGAAATCCGCCATCGGAGGAGAGCGGGCTCTTGACGTGCTCGATATCGGCACGGGCAGCGGTTGCATCGCCGTGGTGCTCGCGCTCTCGATGCCCGGTGCCCGGCTCGCGGCCGTCGATGTTTCTCCGGAAGCTCTCGAACTCGCCGTGGCGAACGCGCAAAGACACGGGGTGTGTGACAGGATCCGATTCGAACAGGCAGACGTCCTGGCTCCGGGCTTCGCGGGGAGCATGGGAGGCCGTTTCGACATGATCGTTTCCAATCCGCCCTATATTCCCGAAAGCGAATGGGAATGTCTCCAGCGGGAAGTGCGTGAATACGAGCCCGCAATCGCGCTCCTTTCACCGCGCGGGTTTGAATTTTACGAGGCCATTTCGGCTTCGGCCCGCAGGCTGCTGAAGAACGGAGGGGTGCTTTCGCTGGAACTGCATGCGGATGGGGCGGGACGGGTATCAGACATCCTCCACGAGGCGGGATTTCGTGATATCGAGGTGCGAAAGGATTATTCGGGACACGACCGGATGCTTTCGGCGGTGCTTTTCCGGTAA
- the dnaJ gene encoding molecular chaperone DnaJ yields MKRDYYEVLGVSRSASKDEVKKAYRKLAMKYHPDKNPGNSEAEEHFKEVNEAYEVLSNDDKRRRYDQFGHAGVGSSASSQGGAYGGTADFSDIFSAFSDMFGGARTGGGGGSPFGFEDVFGGGFGSGARRQRAENGVRGGDLKIRLKLTLEEIARGVEKTLKIRKQVPCEVCNGTGSKTGALETCPTCQGSGEVRQASKTMFGQFVNITACPTCGGEGKVVKDRCTSCHGEGIKQGETTVKVNIPAGVEDGNYLTLRGQGSAGPRGGANGDLIVIVEEISHKLFTRKGDDVIYNLPLGYPDMVLGAKAEVPTLEGRVKLTVPPGTQPNTMLRISGKGIGHLKAPGRGDQLVRVNVYIPRDPSHRDRELLKEMRNKSENLLPDEKADHEKSFFEKARDMFG; encoded by the coding sequence ATGAAGAGAGATTACTATGAGGTTCTTGGCGTGTCGCGTTCGGCGTCCAAGGACGAAGTGAAGAAAGCATACCGGAAACTCGCCATGAAATATCATCCGGACAAAAATCCGGGAAACAGCGAGGCCGAGGAGCACTTCAAGGAGGTGAACGAAGCCTACGAGGTGCTGAGCAACGACGATAAACGCCGGCGTTACGACCAGTTCGGTCATGCGGGCGTCGGTTCGTCGGCATCCTCGCAGGGAGGCGCTTACGGAGGAACGGCCGATTTTAGCGATATTTTCAGTGCGTTCAGCGACATGTTCGGCGGCGCGCGCACCGGCGGAGGCGGCGGGTCCCCTTTCGGTTTCGAGGACGTGTTCGGTGGGGGATTCGGCTCCGGAGCCAGGAGACAGCGCGCTGAAAACGGTGTCCGCGGAGGCGATCTGAAGATAAGACTGAAGCTGACGCTGGAGGAAATCGCAAGGGGCGTTGAGAAGACCCTGAAGATCAGGAAACAGGTGCCCTGCGAGGTCTGTAACGGCACCGGTTCAAAAACCGGGGCGCTGGAAACCTGTCCCACCTGCCAGGGATCCGGAGAGGTTCGCCAGGCGTCGAAGACCATGTTCGGACAGTTCGTCAATATTACCGCCTGCCCGACCTGCGGCGGAGAGGGCAAGGTCGTCAAGGATCGCTGCACTTCCTGTCACGGCGAGGGCATCAAGCAGGGCGAAACCACGGTGAAGGTCAACATTCCCGCTGGTGTCGAGGACGGCAATTACCTTACCCTCAGGGGTCAGGGCAGCGCAGGCCCGAGAGGCGGTGCGAACGGGGATCTCATCGTGATCGTCGAGGAGATTTCGCACAAGCTGTTCACCCGCAAGGGCGACGATGTCATCTACAATCTTCCGCTGGGTTACCCCGATATGGTGCTCGGCGCGAAAGCCGAGGTGCCCACGCTTGAAGGCCGTGTGAAGCTGACTGTTCCGCCGGGAACGCAACCCAATACCATGCTGCGCATAAGCGGCAAGGGAATCGGCCATCTCAAGGCTCCCGGAAGAGGAGACCAACTGGTCAGGGTCAACGTCTATATTCCCAGGGATCCGTCCCATCGGGACCGGGAGCTTCTGAAAGAAATGCGCAACAAATCCGAGAACCTGCTGCCCGACGAGAAGGCTGACCACGAAAAAAGTTTTTTCGAGAAAGCCAGGGACATGTTCGGCTGA
- a CDS encoding DUF4412 domain-containing protein has translation MLQPLKPFLLTLFFITLLAPEASAKFKGIIDMNLTLPNGTSEITYFFGERAQRMDMHTELEKIPEPLKTTVITSASRPDEAIVVNYKSRTWARLNLRTAAENATLIDFDDDYRIKTMGEENVKGYPCRRVKLSSSTDTIEMWLTRDIGDFDTFRLLQSQNPRLSNTMLARKLSAGGLDGFPARIIQTNESGRTVMEISSVRKTAPQRSAFSVPKGYREVVDGRQPLDSRQKEHLKDLMEKMKNFDQ, from the coding sequence ATGCTGCAACCGCTGAAACCGTTCCTCCTGACGCTCTTTTTCATCACTCTTCTGGCCCCTGAAGCGTCAGCGAAATTCAAGGGTATCATCGACATGAACCTTACGCTTCCCAACGGCACTTCCGAGATCACCTATTTTTTCGGCGAAAGGGCGCAACGCATGGACATGCATACCGAACTCGAAAAGATTCCCGAACCGCTGAAAACAACGGTTATCACCAGCGCTTCCCGACCCGACGAAGCTATCGTCGTCAACTACAAGTCCCGAACATGGGCCCGGCTCAATCTCAGAACGGCCGCTGAAAACGCCACCCTGATCGATTTCGACGACGATTACCGGATAAAAACAATGGGCGAGGAGAACGTCAAGGGTTATCCCTGCAGACGCGTGAAACTTTCCAGCAGTACCGATACCATCGAAATGTGGCTCACCAGGGATATCGGCGACTTCGACACGTTCAGGCTGCTTCAGTCGCAGAACCCGCGCCTCTCCAACACCATGCTCGCGAGAAAACTGTCCGCCGGGGGTCTCGACGGCTTCCCCGCCAGGATCATACAGACCAACGAGAGCGGCAGAACGGTCATGGAAATCTCCTCGGTCCGCAAAACCGCTCCGCAACGGTCGGCCTTCAGCGTGCCGAAAGGATACCGGGAGGTCGTCGACGGCCGCCAGCCGCTCGATTCGAGACAGAAAGAACATCTGAAGGATCTCATGGAAAAAATGAAAAATTTCGACCAGTAG
- a CDS encoding nucleotide exchange factor GrpE — MIKKAYRKDDAEVKKEEQVGETSEKPTVSEDGEQASRAAGLLKELEEARAQSETLREQLVRKVAEFENFRKQKDREASMAGSRTLENVIRELLPVIDDVNRIVDHAPEILEKSDEARPYVDGVRLLQKNLMKWLSDKGVQRIEALGKKMDVNFHEAITQIDHPEAEPETVVEEYQAGYALGDRVIRHAKVVVAR; from the coding sequence ATGATCAAGAAAGCATACAGGAAGGATGACGCTGAAGTAAAAAAAGAGGAGCAGGTTGGCGAAACGTCGGAAAAACCGACGGTTTCGGAGGATGGAGAACAGGCTTCGAGGGCGGCCGGCCTTCTGAAGGAACTCGAGGAAGCAAGGGCGCAGTCCGAAACGCTTCGGGAGCAGCTCGTCCGAAAAGTCGCTGAATTCGAGAACTTTCGCAAGCAGAAGGACCGCGAGGCTTCGATGGCCGGTTCAAGGACTCTGGAAAACGTCATCAGGGAATTGCTTCCGGTGATCGACGATGTCAACAGGATTGTCGATCATGCGCCGGAAATACTTGAAAAGAGCGACGAGGCCCGCCCCTATGTCGATGGCGTCCGGCTGTTGCAGAAAAATCTCATGAAATGGCTCTCCGACAAGGGAGTGCAGCGGATCGAGGCTCTGGGCAAGAAAATGGATGTCAATTTTCACGAAGCGATCACGCAGATCGACCATCCGGAAGCCGAACCGGAGACGGTCGTCGAGGAGTACCAGGCAGGTTACGCCCTGGGAGACAGGGTAATCCGTCACGCCAAGGTGGTTGTCGCCAGGTAG
- a CDS encoding MFS transporter → MRQEQSTHRIGPIELAPSIRPYHAWTFFYAAFFSIGMITFLSIGQTYILNVHLGIPVSEQGAISGDLVFWTELVTLLFFIPAGILMDRIGRKQVYVAGFVLMGITYALYPFASSVNALLLFRVFYALAIVAIAGALSTVLVDYPAERSRGKMVALIGLLNGLGIVITNQFFGSLPELLTSRGIGKIEAGFITHLSIALLAVVTALVCAAGLKKGIPVNSSERLPLGELFKSGFTAAKNPKILLSYSAAFIARGDQSINGTFLSLWGITAGLAMGMESGEAFRKGTTIFIITQIAALLWAPLIGPVIDRINRVSALALCMFLAMIGNLSVLLLENPFEPIGYLVFILLGIGQISVFLGAQSLIGQEAPRATRGSVLGAFNISGAIGILIIASTGGRLFDGMSPKAPFVIVGIVNALLVFYSIYVRNITAVRQKAVSNP, encoded by the coding sequence ATGCGCCAGGAACAAAGCACTCACCGCATAGGGCCCATCGAGCTGGCCCCCTCGATACGCCCCTATCATGCATGGACCTTTTTCTATGCAGCATTTTTCTCCATAGGGATGATCACGTTCCTGTCCATCGGACAGACCTACATTCTCAACGTTCATCTCGGCATTCCCGTATCCGAGCAGGGCGCCATCAGCGGAGACCTTGTATTCTGGACAGAACTCGTCACACTGCTTTTTTTCATTCCGGCGGGCATTCTCATGGACCGGATCGGACGCAAGCAGGTCTATGTCGCCGGTTTCGTTCTTATGGGCATTACCTACGCGCTCTATCCTTTCGCCTCTTCAGTCAACGCTCTGCTGCTGTTCAGGGTTTTCTACGCGCTTGCGATCGTCGCGATCGCCGGAGCCCTGTCGACCGTTCTCGTCGACTATCCCGCGGAACGTTCGAGAGGGAAAATGGTCGCATTGATCGGGCTGCTCAACGGACTCGGCATCGTCATCACGAACCAGTTTTTCGGTTCCCTGCCGGAACTGCTGACCAGTCGGGGAATCGGAAAAATCGAAGCGGGCTTCATCACCCATCTGAGCATCGCTCTTCTTGCAGTCGTCACCGCTCTTGTTTGCGCGGCAGGTCTCAAAAAAGGAATTCCCGTCAACAGCAGCGAACGTCTGCCGCTCGGCGAACTGTTCAAAAGCGGCTTCACCGCGGCAAAAAATCCGAAGATACTCCTGTCCTACTCGGCCGCATTCATTGCGAGAGGAGATCAGTCGATCAACGGCACTTTCCTCAGTCTCTGGGGCATTACGGCCGGACTCGCCATGGGAATGGAATCCGGGGAAGCGTTCAGAAAAGGAACCACCATATTCATCATCACCCAGATCGCCGCACTCCTCTGGGCACCGCTTATCGGTCCGGTCATCGACCGTATCAACAGGGTAAGCGCCCTGGCGCTCTGCATGTTTCTCGCCATGATCGGAAACCTCTCGGTTCTTCTTCTCGAAAATCCTTTCGAGCCGATCGGTTACCTTGTCTTCATTCTCCTGGGCATAGGCCAGATAAGCGTTTTTCTCGGAGCGCAGTCACTCATCGGCCAGGAAGCCCCCAGGGCTACGCGGGGCTCGGTCCTCGGAGCGTTCAATATCAGCGGCGCCATAGGCATCCTTATCATCGCATCGACGGGAGGCCGGCTCTTCGACGGCATGAGTCCGAAAGCTCCGTTTGTCATTGTGGGCATCGTCAACGCCCTGCTCGTTTTCTACAGCATCTATGTCAGAAACATTACGGCGGTTCGCCAGAAAGCCGTAAGCAATCCCTGA
- a CDS encoding ABC transporter ATP-binding protein encodes MLEARDIHKSYNLPGSRKIDILKGIDLSVAPGEMITVIGASGSGKTTLLNMLGTLDTPDSGEIVFDGRTIFTGGRYTLRPKELAAFRNGRIGFVFQFHHLLTDFTAVENVAIPAFIATGKLKPAKESAAELLEKLGLANRLHHLPSELSGGEQQRVAIARALMNDPAMVLADEPSGNLDSRNSRILYDLISGLSKEHKTSFVIVTHNEDYAATADRCLRMEDGALHPN; translated from the coding sequence ATGCTCGAAGCCAGGGATATTCATAAATCGTACAACCTGCCGGGGAGCAGGAAAATCGACATCCTCAAGGGAATCGATCTCTCGGTTGCCCCAGGCGAGATGATCACGGTCATCGGCGCATCCGGCAGCGGCAAGACCACGCTCCTGAACATGCTCGGCACCCTTGACACGCCTGATTCGGGAGAAATTGTTTTCGACGGCCGGACCATTTTCACCGGGGGACGCTACACGCTCAGGCCGAAGGAACTCGCCGCGTTTCGCAACGGCCGCATCGGTTTCGTGTTCCAGTTCCACCATCTGCTCACGGACTTCACCGCCGTGGAAAACGTCGCCATCCCCGCGTTCATCGCAACGGGAAAACTCAAACCCGCCAAGGAGAGCGCCGCGGAACTGCTCGAAAAGCTCGGGCTCGCCAACCGCCTCCACCACCTTCCGTCGGAACTTTCGGGAGGTGAACAGCAACGGGTCGCGATCGCCCGCGCCCTGATGAACGATCCCGCCATGGTGCTCGCCGACGAACCGAGCGGCAACCTCGACAGCCGCAACAGCCGTATTCTCTACGACCTGATATCCGGCCTGAGCAAGGAACACAAAACGTCGTTCGTCATCGTAACCCATAACGAGGACTACGCGGCAACGGCCGACCGCTGCCTACGCATGGAGGACGGCGCCCTGCATCCGAATTGA
- a CDS encoding flavodoxin domain-containing protein — protein sequence MPNSSRKMKAIILYDTRSTGGSTDKFIDALGSKLAEKGAYVEKGKCKATADYSFVQDFDVVIMGAPVYYLLVASELLGALIQSNLKKFLRRKKVALFVTCGSPEPMAYMMYLPQLKIHLVRNKILAEKVFAPQQLSDEDALDGYVEDIFHAYRKALKQRNASLKWTDEAQEMLEQIPGFFRNRIRIAAEEYAEEMGYGEITLEVIDEAKAELEG from the coding sequence ATGCCCAACTCTTCCCGGAAAATGAAAGCGATCATTCTTTACGACACCCGTTCCACCGGGGGGTCGACCGACAAGTTCATCGACGCCCTCGGCTCGAAACTTGCGGAAAAAGGCGCTTACGTGGAAAAAGGAAAATGCAAGGCCACCGCCGACTACAGTTTCGTCCAGGATTTCGACGTCGTCATCATGGGCGCGCCCGTTTATTATCTCCTGGTCGCCTCCGAACTGCTGGGAGCTCTTATACAAAGCAACCTGAAAAAATTTCTCAGAAGAAAAAAAGTAGCGCTGTTTGTAACCTGCGGCAGTCCGGAGCCGATGGCATACATGATGTACCTTCCCCAACTCAAGATCCATCTCGTACGCAACAAAATCCTTGCGGAAAAGGTGTTCGCCCCGCAACAGCTTTCCGACGAAGACGCCCTGGACGGCTATGTCGAGGATATTTTCCATGCATACCGAAAAGCCCTGAAGCAGCGGAACGCCTCGCTGAAATGGACGGACGAGGCGCAGGAAATGCTCGAACAGATTCCGGGCTTTTTCCGTAACAGGATCAGGATCGCGGCCGAGGAATACGCGGAGGAGATGGGCTACGGTGAAATAACCCTCGAGGTCATCGACGAGGCGAAAGCGGAACTGGAAGGATAG
- a CDS encoding UDP-N-acetylmuramate--L-alanine ligase, whose product MSSIYFIGMGGTAMASVAVALSRSGHAVSGSDTALYPPMSDYLAQHRIACHTDFDPENLIEDRPDTVVVGNAVSRGNPELEFALNEHLRLVSMPEIVRRHFIEGNKSVVIAGTHGKTTTTSLTAWLFECGSLKPGFLIGGIAENFQAGCRASGKNGTGFFVTEGDEYDTAFFDKRSKFLHYRPDIAVINNMEFDHADIFDSIEDIRKSFRQFVNLIPSRGVLLLNGHDENACLAGRQAFCPVERFGFSPEYEWAATEVSHAPEGVSFTLRHRGNDAWRLRIEQFGNHNVLNSLAAIAAACHGGVAIETIREGLLTFKRPRRRMETVGEFPGGITLIDDFAHHPTAIVATLESLRQRWPRRRIIACFEPRSNTSTRAVFQHDLESSFRDADIVVLGRVHRPERYDESERLDTGALAEAIERSGKTVFRGGSSKTDDYPRDIARFLCSTMRPGDLVVLLSNGSFNGLKTLLTESFRGKS is encoded by the coding sequence ATGAGTTCCATCTACTTCATCGGCATGGGAGGAACGGCGATGGCATCCGTTGCCGTGGCGCTTTCGAGATCCGGTCATGCCGTATCCGGTTCCGATACCGCCCTCTATCCCCCGATGAGCGACTATCTCGCCCAACACCGTATTGCCTGTCACACGGACTTCGACCCCGAAAACCTGATCGAGGACAGGCCTGACACCGTCGTCGTGGGAAACGCGGTCAGCCGGGGCAATCCGGAACTGGAATTCGCGTTGAACGAACACCTTCGGCTGGTTTCCATGCCTGAAATCGTGCGCCGCCACTTCATAGAAGGCAACAAATCGGTTGTGATCGCCGGCACGCACGGCAAAACCACCACCACGTCGCTTACCGCCTGGCTTTTCGAATGCGGAAGCCTGAAACCGGGATTCCTCATCGGGGGAATAGCGGAAAATTTCCAGGCGGGTTGCAGGGCGTCGGGCAAAAACGGCACGGGATTTTTCGTTACCGAAGGCGATGAATACGACACGGCATTTTTCGACAAACGGAGCAAGTTCCTGCACTACCGGCCTGACATCGCCGTCATCAACAACATGGAGTTCGACCATGCGGACATTTTCGATTCCATCGAAGACATAAGAAAATCCTTCCGGCAGTTCGTGAACCTTATCCCCTCCAGGGGAGTGTTGCTCCTGAACGGCCACGATGAAAACGCCTGCCTCGCCGGGCGACAGGCGTTCTGTCCGGTCGAACGATTCGGCTTCTCCCCGGAATACGAATGGGCCGCCACGGAAGTCTCCCATGCCCCCGAAGGGGTTTCCTTCACCCTGCGCCACAGGGGAAACGATGCCTGGCGGCTGCGGATTGAACAGTTCGGCAACCATAACGTTCTCAACTCACTGGCGGCAATTGCGGCGGCATGCCACGGCGGCGTTGCGATCGAAACGATACGGGAGGGTCTTCTCACGTTCAAGCGTCCCAGAAGACGAATGGAAACCGTTGGGGAATTCCCCGGGGGCATTACCCTCATCGACGATTTCGCCCACCATCCGACGGCGATCGTGGCGACCCTCGAATCGCTCCGTCAGCGCTGGCCGCGAAGAAGAATCATCGCCTGTTTCGAGCCCCGCTCCAACACGAGCACGAGAGCGGTGTTTCAGCACGATCTCGAAAGCTCTTTCCGGGATGCCGACATCGTCGTACTGGGCAGGGTGCATCGGCCGGAGCGCTACGACGAAAGCGAACGCCTCGATACAGGGGCGCTTGCCGAAGCGATAGAGCGTTCGGGAAAAACGGTCTTCAGGGGAGGCTCATCCAAAACGGACGACTATCCAAGGGACATAGCGAGGTTCCTGTGCTCAACCATGCGCCCCGGAGATCTCGTCGTGCTGCTCAGCAACGGCAGTTTCAACGGCCTTAAAACGCTTTTAACCGAAAGTTTTCGTGGAAAAAGCTGA
- the hrcA gene encoding heat-inducible transcriptional repressor HrcA: protein MTSSRELTQREREVLSIIIQAYVTNAAPVGSRFIARNYNLGLSDATIRNVMADLEAGGYISQPHTSAGRVPTDKGYRYYVDLIMMIRGLDEEEKKKIDHDFRFQSAERKDSADLMRAAANVLGSISRQLSVVLSPRLSGAVFERLDIVLLSSSRIMVILSIQSLFVRTIVMELDLEVSRKQIDDVVDLLNERLSGLTLSDIRNTIGRRLAGSEADRGLLNVILRSAGNLFDDSPMPDRLYIAGTEYILNQPEFDQPQKVRDLIRMIEDKNRMARLVEMPEVIMPPKPAGRDVSITIGKENRTSTAEDFTLVTTPYFAGNAIGKLGVLGPKRMNYEQVVRLVNYMADRLSHTLSEVN, encoded by the coding sequence ATGACGTCATCACGAGAACTGACACAGCGCGAAAGAGAGGTTCTTTCCATCATTATACAGGCATACGTCACCAATGCCGCGCCTGTTGGTTCGCGTTTTATTGCCAGGAACTACAATCTCGGCCTGAGCGACGCCACGATCCGCAACGTCATGGCCGATCTCGAGGCCGGGGGTTACATCAGCCAGCCGCACACTTCGGCCGGCAGGGTGCCGACGGACAAGGGTTATCGTTACTATGTGGACCTTATCATGATGATCAGGGGGCTCGATGAGGAAGAGAAGAAAAAAATTGACCACGACTTCCGTTTCCAGAGCGCCGAGCGGAAGGATTCGGCCGATCTCATGCGCGCGGCGGCCAACGTTCTCGGCAGCATCTCCCGCCAGTTGAGCGTCGTTCTTTCGCCGAGACTCTCCGGCGCGGTTTTCGAACGGCTCGACATCGTGCTTCTCAGCTCATCGAGGATCATGGTGATTCTGTCGATCCAGTCCCTTTTCGTCAGGACGATCGTCATGGAGCTCGATCTCGAGGTGTCGAGAAAACAGATCGACGACGTCGTCGATCTGCTCAACGAACGGCTCTCGGGACTCACGCTCTCCGACATCCGCAATACCATCGGCCGCAGGCTTGCCGGATCGGAAGCGGACCGGGGCTTGCTGAACGTGATCCTGCGTTCGGCCGGCAACCTTTTCGACGATTCGCCGATGCCCGATCGTCTCTATATCGCGGGCACGGAGTATATTCTCAATCAGCCCGAATTTGATCAGCCGCAGAAAGTCCGCGACCTGATCCGCATGATCGAGGACAAGAACAGGATGGCGAGGCTTGTGGAAATGCCGGAAGTCATCATGCCCCCCAAGCCTGCGGGGCGAGATGTGAGCATTACCATCGGCAAGGAGAACAGGACCTCGACCGCCGAGGATTTCACGCTGGTGACTACGCCCTATTTCGCCGGCAACGCAATAGGCAAGCTCGGTGTGCTCGGTCCGAAAAGAATGAATTATGAGCAAGTGGTAAGGCTTGTCAATTACATGGCTGACAGGTTGTCGCATACCTTATCGGAAGTCAATTAA
- the gap gene encoding type I glyceraldehyde-3-phosphate dehydrogenase: MAKVKVGINGFGRIGRLVFRQALENEKFEIVAINDLCDPHTLAHLLKYDSTHGVLKADVSAEDDALVVNGRRIAICSEKDPSALPWKAMGVDLVVESTGIFTKREAAAKHIAAGAKKVIISAPAKDTVDATIVLGVNDDTVTGEEEVVSNASCTTNCLAPMAKVLEDNFGIEKGFMTTVHAFTNDQRILDLPHKDLRRARSAMSSIIPTSTGAAKAIGLVIPELAGRLDGMAMRVPVPDGSVTDLTVFLKKPATKEEINAAVQKAAESDMKGVLEYCTDPIVSSDIVGNPHSCIFDSLLTMSSGTMAKVVGWYDNELGYSTRVVDLLELYSRFL; encoded by the coding sequence ATGGCAAAAGTAAAAGTCGGCATCAACGGATTCGGACGCATCGGTCGTCTGGTCTTTCGCCAGGCGCTGGAAAACGAAAAATTTGAAATCGTCGCAATCAACGATCTGTGTGATCCCCATACACTTGCTCATCTCCTGAAATACGATTCGACCCATGGCGTTCTCAAGGCCGACGTCAGTGCGGAAGACGACGCTCTTGTGGTAAACGGCCGGAGAATCGCGATCTGCTCCGAGAAAGACCCGTCAGCCCTGCCGTGGAAGGCCATGGGAGTCGATCTCGTTGTTGAATCGACCGGCATTTTCACCAAGAGGGAAGCCGCGGCGAAGCATATCGCCGCCGGCGCGAAAAAAGTGATCATCTCCGCGCCCGCCAAGGATACCGTAGACGCGACGATCGTTCTGGGCGTCAATGACGATACCGTGACCGGCGAAGAGGAAGTCGTCTCGAACGCGAGCTGTACAACCAACTGCCTCGCTCCGATGGCCAAGGTGCTCGAAGACAATTTCGGCATCGAAAAAGGCTTCATGACCACGGTGCACGCATTCACCAACGACCAGCGAATCCTCGACCTTCCGCACAAGGACCTTCGCCGCGCCCGCTCGGCAATGAGTTCGATCATCCCGACAAGCACCGGCGCCGCGAAAGCCATCGGTCTCGTCATCCCCGAACTCGCGGGACGGCTCGACGGCATGGCCATGCGCGTTCCGGTACCCGACGGGTCGGTTACCGACCTGACCGTCTTCCTTAAAAAACCGGCCACGAAGGAAGAGATCAACGCGGCCGTGCAGAAAGCCGCCGAAAGCGATATGAAAGGTGTCCTGGAATACTGCACCGATCCGATCGTCTCCTCGGATATCGTCGGCAACCCGCATTCCTGCATTTTCGACTCCCTGCTGACCATGAGTTCCGGCACGATGGCGAAAGTTGTCGGATGGTACGACAACGAACTCGGCTACTCGACGAGAGTCGTCGACCTTCTCGAGCTCTATTCCCGCTTCCTCTGA